The following proteins are encoded in a genomic region of Sorangiineae bacterium MSr12523:
- a CDS encoding VWA domain-containing protein: protein MIRLRTITLAAVSAFIATVTAAGCGSSDDSGFGNGNGNGNGNGNGDPGTGGGVTNGAGDAGLPGADPGNVGNVTNCASQTATSTLTKVSLITMFDRSGSMGDYRDNTGDHYNKRLRWDPVTQAMKTFYSDPKSAGMNASLQYFPLQDGDGDSICFSDFYKIQDVDLTPLPSGNFAASINRNSPGGGTPTKPALDGAIKFAQSVKDAAQKDPKRQGEKVVVLLVTDGSPNHCESTVDNVSSLAAAGKKAGIPTYVIGVGGDDPELYAAVDKIAASGGTQGFHVDAKEPGQTSTKLVNQLQEIRGANLSCSFAIPNPSGKEINYDAVRVNFTSGKNVASTVPYSEACTGDNGWHYDKDPKAGKPSQIVLCKNTCNTIQGDPGGKINIAFDCRGTQADGGSGGVH from the coding sequence ATGATCCGACTTCGAACTATTACTCTCGCCGCGGTGTCGGCGTTCATCGCGACGGTAACCGCAGCTGGGTGTGGGAGTAGCGACGACTCGGGTTTCGGCAACGGGAATGGCAACGGCAACGGGAATGGCAACGGCGATCCCGGCACGGGTGGCGGCGTCACCAACGGCGCCGGCGACGCGGGTCTGCCTGGTGCCGATCCGGGTAACGTCGGCAACGTGACGAATTGCGCTTCGCAGACGGCCACCAGCACGCTCACGAAGGTGAGCCTGATCACGATGTTCGACCGCTCCGGGAGCATGGGAGACTATCGAGATAACACGGGTGATCATTACAATAAGAGATTGCGTTGGGATCCGGTCACACAGGCAATGAAGACATTTTATTCGGACCCTAAGTCGGCCGGCATGAACGCCTCGTTGCAATACTTTCCCCTTCAAGATGGGGACGGCGATTCGATTTGTTTCAGTGACTTCTATAAGATTCAAGATGTTGACCTTACGCCCTTGCCGAGTGGCAACTTTGCAGCGTCGATCAACCGGAATAGTCCGGGCGGAGGAACTCCGACTAAACCCGCGCTGGACGGGGCGATTAAATTTGCTCAATCGGTCAAGGACGCGGCTCAGAAGGACCCGAAGAGGCAAGGTGAGAAGGTCGTCGTTCTTCTCGTAACGGACGGCTCACCGAACCACTGCGAGAGTACCGTGGACAATGTCAGCTCGCTCGCAGCGGCCGGCAAAAAAGCCGGTATTCCCACCTACGTTATCGGAGTCGGTGGAGACGATCCGGAGCTGTATGCCGCGGTGGACAAGATCGCCGCTTCGGGTGGCACTCAAGGATTTCACGTTGACGCGAAGGAGCCGGGACAAACGAGCACCAAGCTTGTTAACCAGCTTCAAGAGATTCGCGGCGCGAACCTCTCTTGCTCCTTCGCGATTCCCAACCCAAGCGGCAAAGAGATCAACTACGACGCGGTCCGCGTGAACTTCACGAGTGGAAAGAACGTCGCGTCGACGGTGCCCTACAGCGAAGCGTGCACCGGCGACAATGGTTGGCACTACGATAAGGATCCCAAGGCTGGCAAGCCGAGCCAGATCGTGCTCTGCAAGAACACCTGCAACACCATCCAGGGCGATCCCGGTGGCAAGATCAACATCGCGTTCGACTGCAGAGGCACGCAGGCCGACGGCGGGAGCGGCGGCGTTCACTGA
- a CDS encoding VWA domain-containing protein: MIRHRSVTLAAVSAFIATVIAAGCGGSDDSGFNNGGDGNENPGNGAPGNGAPGSGGGVTNGAGDAGLPGTNPGNTGNVTNCASQTAQATLRPVNLVFMFDKSRSMIRDTTTGADITSKKWGPIVDAAESFYADSQSARMRASLTFFSGSGLALCSADAFSKSQVSLRDLPNSKDFKAAFDGVKPDGGTPSVAAMGGAAKQAQTVAAEHKEEVTAIVLATDGTPEDKCPDGCTDPHDCCVANCDGHGGTPVIDQQCKDRETTCKVNLVASQAKTAKDQGIRTYVIGITSDPEHDKLERLNTVAKSGGTTEAMLVKVNDTTSTKQAFIKALNEIRTQNMSCDFAIPNPPGGGTINYDAVRVNFTNSSNAASTISYSEACAGGNGWHYDDKAAPKKISLCPNSCKTVQGDPLGKINIAFDCKGQLADGGTGGVH, from the coding sequence ATGATCCGACATCGAAGCGTCACTCTCGCCGCAGTGTCGGCGTTCATCGCGACGGTCATTGCAGCAGGGTGCGGAGGTAGCGACGACTCGGGGTTCAACAACGGCGGGGACGGCAATGAGAATCCTGGAAATGGCGCACCTGGAAATGGCGCACCGGGTAGCGGTGGAGGCGTTACCAATGGCGCAGGGGATGCCGGTCTGCCCGGTACCAACCCTGGCAACACTGGCAACGTGACGAATTGTGCATCGCAGACGGCGCAGGCCACGCTGCGGCCGGTCAACCTGGTCTTCATGTTCGACAAGTCGCGCAGCATGATCCGGGACACGACCACGGGTGCTGATATCACCAGCAAGAAATGGGGGCCGATCGTCGATGCCGCAGAGTCGTTTTATGCGGACTCGCAATCGGCCCGAATGAGGGCATCCCTCACGTTCTTTTCAGGCTCGGGTTTGGCATTGTGCAGCGCAGACGCATTTTCGAAGTCCCAAGTGTCGCTCAGGGATCTACCTAATTCGAAAGACTTCAAAGCAGCCTTCGACGGCGTAAAGCCCGATGGCGGTACCCCTTCGGTCGCAGCCATGGGCGGTGCTGCCAAGCAGGCCCAGACCGTTGCAGCAGAGCACAAAGAGGAGGTGACGGCTATCGTCCTCGCAACGGACGGGACGCCCGAAGACAAGTGCCCGGATGGTTGCACGGATCCGCACGATTGCTGCGTTGCCAACTGCGACGGCCATGGAGGAACGCCGGTCATCGATCAGCAGTGCAAGGATAGGGAAACGACGTGCAAAGTAAATCTCGTCGCCAGCCAAGCCAAAACTGCAAAGGACCAAGGCATTCGAACTTACGTGATCGGAATCACCAGCGACCCTGAACACGACAAGCTCGAAAGGCTCAACACGGTTGCGAAGTCCGGTGGGACGACGGAAGCCATGTTGGTCAAGGTCAACGACACGACTTCGACGAAGCAGGCATTCATCAAGGCTTTGAACGAAATTCGCACGCAGAACATGTCTTGCGATTTCGCGATTCCCAATCCGCCCGGCGGCGGCACCATCAACTACGACGCCGTGCGGGTCAATTTCACGAATAGCAGCAATGCGGCCTCCACGATTTCCTATAGCGAAGCGTGCGCCGGTGGGAACGGCTGGCACTACGACGACAAGGCCGCGCCGAAGAAGATCTCGCTCTGCCCGAACTCGTGCAAGACGGTGCAAGGCGACCCGCTCGGTAAGATCAATATCGCGTTCGACTGCAAAGGCCAGCTCGCCGACGGAGGCACCGGCGGCGTCCACTGA
- a CDS encoding FAD-dependent oxidoreductase, with protein MTSPDKEIAAAAPPELKLGIPGFAYEDLFDPARLADLHTAFEADFAARAPEAHAQFDAYRRVRGEGMTPEQRSEALLAAAPHFSSFVGRLFGVEAELARLRDEVASRGPLWKFKHEFAKKRVLGNAAGKNWKALGHDDARAALVSRVAIAAVQTEQADEELVTARAVLALLEVDDTARKVKKGGGATWTDELRARAHTVAEALRAEGVAGELDDESAVALALDAIEAYLAARRADHHDPVAKWPSLRQPKTLDYSKLVQLRRPDPAIPELFVGEEHERRERNFTLTDRRYNARQTEQEIDYCILCHNRDKDSCSKGLLDPKQHVIKKNPLGVGLDGCPLEEKISEMHTLRGQGDPLGALALVTVDNPMCPGTGHRICNDCMKACIFQKQEPVNIPQVETRVLTEVLELPWGLEIYGFLTRFNPLNIARPHIKPYNGKNVLVVGLGPAGYTLAHHLACEGFGVIAVDGLKIEPLPATLTGRDREAPDPVHDFNKLYGELDERILLGFGGVSEYGITVRWDKNFLTVVYLTLSRHKNLRIYGGVRFGGTLTLDDVWDLGIDHVAIAAGAGKPTIIDMKNNLARGIRKASDFLMALQLTGAYKKSSIANLQIALPAVVIGGGLTAIDTATELLAYYVIQIEKTRERFQQLLSDRTMDDVKGMFDAEEWELLQQHLAHAEELAAEKALAKKENREPRVQQLCDKWGGVSLVYRKTLQDSPAYRLNHEEVEKSLEEGVRYIENMSPVEAVLDERAHVRGIKFKRKDGSLIELPARTVCVAAGTNPNVTYEREYEGTFQLDERQYFFKAHRAEVDASGLVTLVPVSGSEVGFFTSYQKGRRTVSFYGDNHPRYAGSVVKAMSSAKDGYPRVVALFPEIQQLLASEQPARDRALRETFAKLDQELVAQVVGVNRLTQTIVEVVVRAPLAARKFKPGQFYRLQNFETFAPIVDNTRLAMEGLALTGAWVDEEKGEMGTIVLEMGGSSRLCAALRPGEPVILMGPTGTPTEIAHGETVLLCGGGLGNAVLFSIARAFKALGSRVLYFAGYKRGEDLFKQDDIERYTDQVIWCTDMGKEIAPRRPQDRQFRGNIVEGMRAYAEGQLGSVDIPLSTVNRIIAIGSDRMMAAVKEARHGVLAPKLNPVHRAIASINSPMQCMMKEVCAQCLQKHVDPVTKKETVVFSCFNQDQEIDSVDFQHLRERLRINSMQEKLADAWLVRLLAKKPDLLRV; from the coding sequence ATGACTTCCCCCGACAAAGAAATCGCCGCAGCCGCTCCGCCCGAGCTGAAACTCGGGATTCCGGGATTCGCCTACGAGGATCTGTTCGATCCTGCGCGCCTGGCGGATCTCCACACCGCCTTCGAGGCGGACTTCGCTGCGCGCGCGCCGGAAGCGCACGCGCAGTTCGATGCGTATCGCCGCGTTCGTGGCGAGGGAATGACGCCGGAGCAGCGAAGCGAAGCGCTCCTGGCGGCTGCGCCGCATTTCAGCTCCTTCGTGGGGCGCTTGTTCGGGGTCGAGGCGGAGCTCGCGCGATTGCGCGATGAAGTCGCATCGCGCGGCCCGCTGTGGAAGTTCAAACACGAATTCGCCAAGAAGCGCGTGCTCGGCAACGCCGCGGGGAAGAATTGGAAAGCCCTGGGCCACGACGATGCGCGCGCGGCCCTCGTTTCCCGCGTGGCCATCGCGGCGGTCCAAACGGAGCAGGCCGACGAGGAGCTCGTGACGGCCCGCGCCGTTCTTGCGTTGCTCGAGGTGGACGACACCGCGCGCAAGGTGAAAAAGGGCGGCGGTGCCACATGGACCGACGAGTTGCGCGCCCGCGCGCACACGGTGGCGGAGGCTCTGCGCGCGGAGGGCGTCGCGGGAGAACTCGACGACGAGTCCGCGGTGGCCTTGGCGCTCGACGCCATCGAGGCGTACCTCGCGGCCCGGCGCGCGGATCATCACGATCCCGTGGCCAAGTGGCCGTCGTTGCGGCAGCCGAAGACGCTCGATTACTCCAAGCTGGTGCAGCTCCGGCGGCCCGATCCGGCCATCCCCGAGCTCTTCGTGGGCGAAGAACACGAACGCCGCGAGCGCAACTTCACCCTGACGGATCGCCGTTACAACGCGCGTCAGACCGAGCAGGAAATCGATTACTGCATCCTTTGTCATAACCGCGACAAGGACTCCTGCTCCAAGGGACTGCTCGATCCGAAGCAGCACGTCATCAAGAAGAATCCCCTCGGCGTCGGTCTGGATGGTTGCCCGCTGGAAGAGAAAATCAGCGAGATGCACACCTTGCGCGGCCAGGGCGATCCGCTCGGCGCGCTGGCGTTGGTGACCGTGGACAATCCCATGTGCCCCGGCACCGGTCATCGCATTTGCAATGACTGCATGAAGGCGTGCATCTTCCAGAAGCAAGAGCCGGTCAACATTCCGCAGGTCGAAACGCGGGTGCTGACCGAGGTGCTCGAGCTTCCGTGGGGCCTCGAGATTTACGGGTTCCTCACACGTTTCAACCCGCTGAACATCGCGCGCCCGCACATCAAGCCGTACAACGGCAAGAACGTGCTCGTCGTAGGCTTGGGCCCGGCGGGCTACACGCTCGCGCACCATCTGGCCTGCGAGGGCTTCGGCGTCATCGCCGTCGATGGTCTGAAGATCGAGCCGCTGCCCGCGACCCTGACCGGCCGCGATCGCGAAGCGCCCGATCCGGTGCACGACTTCAACAAGCTTTATGGGGAGTTGGACGAGCGCATCCTGCTCGGTTTCGGCGGCGTGAGCGAATATGGAATCACGGTTCGCTGGGACAAGAACTTCCTCACGGTGGTGTACCTCACGCTGTCGCGGCACAAGAATTTGCGCATCTACGGCGGCGTGCGTTTCGGCGGCACCTTGACCTTGGACGATGTCTGGGACCTGGGCATCGATCACGTGGCCATTGCCGCGGGCGCGGGCAAGCCGACGATCATCGACATGAAGAACAACCTTGCGCGCGGCATCCGCAAGGCGTCCGACTTCTTGATGGCATTGCAGCTCACCGGTGCTTACAAAAAGAGCTCGATTGCCAATTTGCAAATTGCGCTTCCGGCGGTGGTGATTGGCGGTGGGTTGACCGCGATCGATACGGCCACGGAGCTACTTGCCTATTACGTCATTCAAATCGAGAAAACGCGCGAGCGCTTCCAGCAGCTTTTGAGCGACCGCACGATGGACGACGTGAAAGGGATGTTCGACGCCGAGGAATGGGAGTTGCTGCAGCAACATTTGGCTCACGCCGAGGAGCTCGCCGCCGAAAAGGCCCTGGCCAAGAAGGAAAACCGCGAGCCGCGGGTGCAGCAGCTCTGCGACAAGTGGGGCGGCGTTTCGCTGGTGTACCGAAAGACGCTGCAAGACTCGCCGGCGTACCGGCTGAATCACGAAGAGGTGGAAAAGAGCCTCGAGGAGGGCGTGCGCTACATCGAGAACATGTCGCCGGTCGAAGCGGTGCTCGACGAGCGGGCGCACGTGCGTGGGATCAAGTTCAAACGCAAGGACGGCAGCTTGATCGAACTCCCCGCCCGCACGGTGTGCGTGGCCGCGGGCACGAACCCCAACGTGACCTACGAGCGCGAATACGAGGGCACCTTCCAGCTCGACGAGCGGCAGTACTTCTTCAAAGCGCACCGTGCCGAGGTGGATGCTTCGGGCCTCGTAACGTTGGTGCCGGTGAGCGGCTCGGAAGTAGGCTTCTTCACGAGCTACCAAAAAGGCCGGCGCACGGTGTCGTTCTACGGCGACAACCATCCGCGCTACGCCGGCAGCGTCGTCAAAGCGATGTCCAGCGCCAAAGACGGGTATCCCCGCGTGGTGGCGCTGTTCCCGGAGATTCAGCAATTGCTCGCGTCGGAGCAACCGGCCCGCGACCGCGCGTTGCGGGAAACGTTTGCCAAGCTGGATCAGGAGCTGGTGGCCCAGGTGGTGGGGGTGAATCGTCTGACGCAGACCATCGTCGAGGTGGTGGTGCGGGCGCCTTTGGCGGCGCGGAAGTTCAAGCCGGGGCAGTTCTATCGGTTGCAGAACTTCGAGACGTTTGCGCCCATCGTGGACAATACGCGCCTCGCAATGGAGGGCCTCGCGTTGACGGGCGCCTGGGTCGACGAGGAAAAGGGCGAAATGGGCACCATCGTGCTCGAGATGGGCGGCAGCTCGCGCTTGTGCGCGGCGCTGCGTCCTGGCGAGCCCGTTATTTTGATGGGTCCAACGGGAACGCCGACCGAGATCGCGCACGGCGAGACCGTGTTGTTGTGCGGCGGCGGCCTCGGGAACGCGGTGTTGTTCTCGATTGCGAGGGCCTTCAAGGCATTAGGGTCGCGCGTGCTGTACTTCGCGGGCTACAAGCGCGGAGAGGACCTGTTCAAGCAAGACGACATCGAGCGGTACACCGACCAAGTCATTTGGTGCACCGACATGGGGAAGGAGATTGCGCCGCGGCGTCCGCAGGATCGCCAATTCCGCGGCAACATCGTGGAAGGCATGCGCGCCTACGCCGAGGGCCAACTGGGCAGTGTGGATATTCCGCTCAGCACGGTGAACCGCATCATTGCCATTGGGTCCGACCGCATGATGGCCGCCGTGAAGGAGGCTCGCCACGGCGTGCTGGCGCCCAAATTGAACCCCGTGCACCGCGCCATCGCGAGCATCAACTCGCCGATGCAGTGCATGATGAAAGAGGTCTGCGCCCAGTGCCTGCAAAAGCACGTGGACCCCGTGACGAAGAAGGAGACCGTGGTCTTCTCCTGCTTCAATCAGGACCAGGAGATCGACTCGGTCGACTTCCAGCACTTGCGCGAGCGGCTGCGCATCAATTCGATGCAAGAGAAGCTCGCCGACGCGTGGCTGGTGCGGCTCTTGGCGAAAAAGCCGGACCTGCTGCGGGTGTAG
- a CDS encoding oxidative damage protection protein, whose amino-acid sequence MSERIVHCRLLKKDLPGLARPPYKNELGQKIYNEVSKEAWDRWLKDSVKYINTYRLDLASSEGQKFMLKQAAVYFGFEEGELAATAFVPREDEPK is encoded by the coding sequence ATGTCCGAACGCATTGTCCATTGCCGCCTGCTGAAGAAAGACCTCCCGGGGCTCGCCCGCCCGCCGTACAAGAATGAGCTTGGGCAAAAGATCTACAACGAAGTGTCCAAAGAGGCCTGGGACAGATGGCTCAAGGACTCGGTCAAGTACATCAACACGTACCGCCTCGATCTGGCCTCCTCCGAGGGGCAGAAGTTCATGCTGAAGCAGGCCGCCGTCTACTTCGGCTTCGAGGAAGGTGAACTGGCTGCCACGGCCTTCGTGCCGCGCGAAGACGAACCCAAATAG
- a CDS encoding MBL fold metallo-hydrolase: MRVWILGSGSSGNAAIVEADGSRVLVDCGMGPRAIVNRLRARDAAHVYPDGIDAIVVTHEHHDHIGHLEAHARALGVPVYLHPGIAARRVRERYEVRTYEARTPFHVGSLCIEALPVPHDAPQAALRISTAHAAFGLVSDIGQVPPDLAPFLGACDVAVIEANYCPELLWIGPYPPSLKRRVSGGAGHLANHEAAELASQLVGTRVSRLLLGHISRTNNMPERALEAVRQRSGSLEVQAISPGAVAVLDVSSSRRPGARRRPTQLAFAF, translated from the coding sequence GTGCGCGTTTGGATACTCGGGAGCGGCTCCAGCGGTAACGCGGCCATCGTCGAAGCCGATGGCTCCCGAGTCCTCGTGGACTGCGGCATGGGCCCACGCGCGATCGTGAATCGGCTGCGGGCCCGCGATGCGGCGCACGTGTACCCCGATGGCATCGATGCCATCGTCGTAACGCACGAGCACCACGACCACATCGGCCATCTGGAGGCGCACGCGCGCGCGCTCGGCGTGCCCGTGTACCTGCACCCCGGTATCGCGGCGCGGCGGGTGCGTGAGCGCTACGAGGTGCGCACCTACGAGGCGCGCACGCCCTTTCACGTGGGCTCGCTCTGCATCGAGGCGCTGCCCGTGCCCCATGACGCACCGCAGGCGGCGCTGCGCATCTCCACGGCGCACGCGGCCTTTGGGCTAGTGAGCGACATCGGTCAGGTCCCGCCCGATCTGGCGCCCTTCCTCGGAGCGTGCGACGTCGCGGTCATCGAGGCCAACTATTGCCCCGAGCTGCTCTGGATCGGACCTTACCCGCCGAGCCTCAAACGGCGCGTCTCGGGCGGGGCCGGGCACCTCGCCAACCACGAGGCCGCGGAGTTGGCGTCGCAGCTCGTGGGGACCCGCGTGTCCCGTCTTTTACTGGGGCACATTTCCCGAACGAACAACATGCCCGAGCGCGCGCTTGAGGCAGTGCGTCAGAGGTCGGGGTCGCTCGAAGTGCAGGCCATTTCGCCGGGCGCGGTCGCCGTGCTGGACGTCAGCTCGAGCCGTAGACCGGGCGCTCGGCGCCGGCCCACGCAGCTGGCCTTCGCGTTCTAG
- a CDS encoding cytochrome c3 family protein — protein MSGSFYLAFATAIIGGALTGACVSGEGDDGAVSKQEENGAPVTVESIHTHEPTTRQTPIGLALDVDNGKGTAIKVRSGQTFFLNQIDLRAWFDTDEEEGIDGLRRRGDFADLSWRGLEQADESALDTPDAVTGLYTNRRFYRDARWMNERSFFVLEQLDSRGRPTSEPLTYDAGIDRDRRDTDDFFVRRTRGIQWTFDCKTRTDCDGAERFREEALVELRNAMHPDRTFYISASTTQFRLTWSLHPGKCYTIPVTQDPSPAFDYGFNIDVKALTPPRADGTYPAGGKIKFQISLLDGAGHRLHPKGSLPTYNDVRFKRDDTGISYYQAFFDATTTYYRRKHRERMLMSTLEGPAQDIQPSRTIAPGSIFFDRTLDVQPTALPERDGFSAQFRTFPTSHDLFGGEAYWNNPVPDTWEYTVPSNAKPGTYYITTKGRRVYRGEDVPATHTVKIQVGSPEPTTTPLGTGPCNTCHQANSSLGVLLHANNDRATCTGCHVPLEFELEGNIYVRTHFIHSRSNRIDARVDQCQKCHITEESIQRTSKSACLSCHKSYPEWHVRDFGPIDNMYVGQTSQRSFDQCTSACHVTHPGATWAGAPLAASKLGH, from the coding sequence GTGAGTGGCTCTTTCTATTTGGCGTTTGCGACGGCGATTATCGGGGGAGCGCTTACTGGCGCGTGTGTCTCCGGCGAGGGGGACGACGGTGCGGTCTCCAAACAAGAAGAGAATGGCGCCCCGGTAACCGTTGAATCGATCCACACGCACGAGCCGACGACGCGGCAAACGCCCATCGGGCTCGCGCTCGATGTCGACAACGGCAAGGGCACCGCCATCAAGGTTCGTTCGGGACAGACGTTCTTCCTCAACCAGATCGACCTGCGTGCTTGGTTCGACACCGACGAGGAAGAGGGCATCGACGGCTTGCGCCGCCGGGGCGACTTCGCGGATCTCTCCTGGCGCGGCCTGGAGCAGGCCGATGAATCGGCGTTGGACACCCCGGATGCGGTCACCGGCCTCTACACGAACCGCCGCTTTTACCGCGACGCACGGTGGATGAACGAGCGCTCGTTCTTCGTTCTGGAGCAGCTCGACAGCCGCGGCCGACCGACCTCGGAGCCGTTGACCTACGACGCAGGCATCGACCGCGATCGGCGCGACACGGACGACTTTTTCGTGCGCCGCACGCGCGGCATTCAGTGGACCTTCGACTGCAAGACGCGCACGGACTGCGACGGCGCCGAGCGGTTTCGCGAGGAAGCGCTCGTCGAACTGCGCAACGCGATGCATCCGGACCGCACGTTCTACATTTCGGCGTCGACGACGCAGTTTCGCCTGACCTGGTCCCTGCACCCGGGCAAGTGCTACACGATTCCGGTTACGCAAGATCCTTCCCCGGCGTTCGACTATGGTTTCAACATCGACGTGAAGGCGCTCACCCCACCGCGTGCCGATGGGACGTATCCGGCCGGTGGGAAAATTAAATTCCAAATTAGCCTTTTGGACGGTGCCGGGCATCGATTGCATCCGAAAGGCTCGCTGCCGACCTACAACGATGTAAGGTTCAAACGCGACGATACGGGTATTAGCTATTATCAAGCCTTCTTCGACGCGACGACTACGTATTACCGACGCAAGCACCGCGAGCGGATGCTGATGAGCACCTTGGAGGGGCCGGCGCAGGACATTCAGCCGAGCCGCACCATCGCGCCCGGTTCGATTTTCTTCGACCGGACCTTGGACGTGCAGCCCACCGCCTTGCCCGAGCGCGATGGCTTCTCCGCCCAATTCCGCACGTTCCCCACGTCGCACGATTTGTTCGGCGGGGAGGCCTATTGGAACAATCCTGTGCCCGATACGTGGGAATACACGGTTCCCTCCAATGCCAAACCCGGTACGTATTACATCACGACCAAGGGACGGCGCGTCTACCGCGGGGAAGATGTTCCCGCGACGCACACCGTGAAGATTCAAGTGGGCTCGCCGGAGCCAACGACCACGCCGCTCGGTACGGGGCCGTGCAACACCTGCCACCAGGCCAATTCGTCGCTGGGGGTGCTCCTGCACGCCAACAACGACCGCGCCACCTGCACCGGGTGCCACGTTCCGCTGGAGTTCGAGCTCGAGGGGAACATCTACGTGCGCACGCACTTCATTCACTCGCGCTCCAACCGCATCGATGCGCGGGTCGATCAATGCCAGAAGTGCCACATCACGGAGGAGAGCATCCAGCGCACGAGCAAGTCGGCCTGCCTCTCGTGCCACAAGAGCTACCCGGAGTGGCACGTTCGCGACTTCGGGCCGATCGACAACATGTACGTCGGGCAGACGTCGCAGCGAAGCTTCGATCAGTGCACCTCGGCCTGCCACGTGACGCATCCAGGTGCAACTTGGGCAGGTGCACCGTTGGCGGCGAGCAAATTGGGACACTGA
- a CDS encoding methyltransferase domain-containing protein, which translates to MGEAFSARALLSLLFNASKGLDVVKTALDLGILARLDRGSVTLGELARATGSVPLRLYKLLDALETLGFVAREDPRDDKADDIESTRYTAREPLEAAARAVLGETSIERDRDAYPWRVLENKLAATLRGEHHIPRDAFDWPPSTPSQHAQFEASMAAGVPPIAEAFHAAHDDMFVTGSERWLDVGGGDGALAASVLARDARLVADVLNLPITEPLVRARAEGSGVGARLGFVAGDFLNEEFPRGYDVISFVRVLHDWPAATARMLLDKAARALAPGGRLVICEEFRTADRLAIQFFWTYFLIGVDSCVSRLREIDFYVRELEARGFRDIRTRSGPFDVLVAMFAK; encoded by the coding sequence ATGGGCGAGGCGTTTTCCGCGCGGGCGCTATTGAGTCTTCTTTTCAATGCAAGCAAAGGGCTCGATGTCGTGAAAACGGCGCTCGACCTGGGAATCCTCGCGCGACTCGATCGAGGAAGCGTGACCCTGGGCGAGCTGGCGCGCGCGACGGGTTCCGTTCCGCTGCGTCTGTACAAGCTGCTCGATGCGCTGGAAACATTGGGCTTCGTGGCGCGGGAGGACCCGCGCGACGACAAGGCCGACGACATCGAGTCGACGCGTTACACCGCACGAGAGCCGCTCGAAGCGGCAGCGCGCGCGGTGCTCGGGGAGACGTCCATCGAGCGCGACCGCGATGCGTATCCGTGGCGCGTGCTGGAAAACAAGCTGGCCGCGACCTTGCGCGGAGAGCACCACATCCCGCGGGACGCCTTCGATTGGCCGCCTTCCACGCCGTCGCAGCATGCGCAATTCGAAGCGAGCATGGCGGCGGGCGTTCCTCCCATTGCCGAAGCCTTTCACGCGGCCCACGACGACATGTTCGTGACGGGATCGGAGCGCTGGCTCGATGTCGGAGGAGGGGATGGCGCCTTGGCCGCGTCGGTACTCGCGCGGGACGCGAGGCTCGTGGCCGACGTGCTCAACTTGCCCATCACCGAGCCCTTGGTGCGTGCGCGCGCCGAAGGGTCGGGCGTGGGCGCGCGTCTCGGATTCGTGGCCGGCGACTTTCTGAACGAGGAATTTCCCCGCGGCTACGACGTCATTTCCTTCGTGCGCGTGCTCCACGACTGGCCGGCTGCGACCGCGCGGATGCTTCTCGACAAGGCCGCGCGCGCGCTGGCGCCGGGCGGACGACTCGTCATTTGCGAGGAATTCCGCACGGCGGATCGTCTGGCGATTCAGTTCTTCTGGACCTATTTCCTGATTGGCGTCGACTCCTGCGTGAGTCGGTTGCGTGAAATCGACTTCTACGTTCGCGAGCTTGAAGCGCGCGGCTTCCGCGACATTCGCACACGCAGTGGACCGTTCGACGTTCTGGTCGCAATGTTTGCCAAGTGA